In Quercus robur chromosome 10, dhQueRobu3.1, whole genome shotgun sequence, a genomic segment contains:
- the LOC126703304 gene encoding inactive protein RESTRICTED TEV MOVEMENT 2-like translates to MAMENVRRRGIGGRAPSRDHIVEEFVPYSGWTEELNGRYLLIDLPCFKKEDIKLSIDGSGNMTATGQRQVNEDKMVYFDQSFKLPENSYVDKISGRFEGEIFYVTVP, encoded by the exons ATGGCTATGGAAAATGTTAGACGTAGAGGTATTGGAGGGAGAGCACCCTCGCGGGACCATATTGTTGAAGAATTTGTACCTTATTCAGGGTGGACAGAGGAGTTAAATGGTCGTTATCTTCTCATCGATCTGCCTT gtttcaaaaaggaagatattaagCTTAGTATTGATGGATCAGGCAATATGACGGCCACGGGACAAAGGCAAGTAAATGAGGACAAAATGGTTTATTTTGACCAATCCTTTAAATTGCCAGAAAATTCATATGTTGATAAGATATCCGGAAGATTTGAAGGTGAGATTTTTTATGTAACTGTCCCATAG
- the LOC126703085 gene encoding inactive protein RESTRICTED TEV MOVEMENT 2-like, which translates to MAMENVRRRGIGGRAPSRDHIFEEFVPYSGWTEDVNGRYLLIDLPGFKREEVKLSIDGSGNMTATGQRQVNEDKMVYFDQSFKLPENSDVDKISGRFEGEILYVTVPKQAVEEKREHETVKENVSDKAKQIEHEKPINDESLNRDDHHHHHHHRDKPGSIHGHDSEMEKRSNTGNIHGHDSETEKRSSRNAPMCFSKETIEGWENESGLLGSAVKLLKRNKGIVMAAVLAFSLGVLVTRKLESPGY; encoded by the exons ATGGCTATGGAAAATGTTAGACGTAGGGGTATCGGAGGGAGAGCACCCTCGCGCGACCATATTTTTGAAGAATTTGTACCTTATTCAGGGTGGACAGAGGATGTAAATGGTCGTTATCTTCTCATCGATCTGCCTG gtttcaaaagGGAAGAGGTTAAGCTTAGTATTGATGGATCAGGCAATATGACGGCCACTGGACAAAGGCAAGTAAATGAGGACAAAATGGTTTATTTTGACCAATCATTTAAATTGCCAGAAAATTCAGATGTTGATAAGATATCCGGAAGATTTGAAGGTGAGATTCTTTATGTAACTGTCCCAAAGCAAGCAgtagaagaaaagagagaacatgAGACTGTGAAAGAAAATGTCAGTGATAAAGCAAAACAAATAGAACATGAAAAGCCTATCAATGATGAAAGTTTGAATAGAGatgaccaccaccaccaccaccaccaccgcgaCAAGCCTGGTAGTATCCATGGCCACGATAGTGAGATGGAGAAAAGAAGCAACACTGGTAATATTCATGGCCACGATAGTGAGACAGAGAAAAGGAGCAGCAGAAATGCCCCCATGTGTTTCTCCAAAGAGACAATAGAGGGATGGGAGAATGAATCTGGTCTTTTGGGAAGTGCTGTGAAGTTGCTTAAAAGGAACAAGGGGATTGTTATGGCAGCTGTATTAGCGTTTTCACTAGGGGTATTGGTAACACGTAAGTTGGAATCACCTGGATATTGA